The DNA sequence GCGGCGCACGTTCTGCCGCACCTCCTCCTGCACCGTGCGCAGAAAGTCCGGCTCGCTCGGGTACATCGAGCAGGCGAACATCAGATCGTGCCAGATGAGCAGCCCGAGCTCGTCGGCCAGCCGGTAGAAGTGGTCGCTCTCGTACAGGCCGCCGCCCCACACGCGCAGCATGTTCATGTGGGCGTCCCGGGCCGCGTACAGCAGAAACTTCACTGTTGGAAGTACACCGGTCAATCAATCGGGGCTCCGGCGTCGCATCTACGCGACCTCAAAACACTCAAACACTCACCGTAGTTGCTGTCGTACGAGCGCTCCGGCAGCACGGAGGATGGGATCCAGTTCGAACCCTTCGCAAAGATCGGCACATCGTTGACCTTGAAGTAAAACATCAGCCCATCGGTGGCCCGCTCCTGGCTGAGCTGCACCGTCCGGAACCCGATCCGGATCACCTTCTCCGAGATCATCGTGTCCGGGTTGGGCAGTTTCACGCCATTCACCGCCTCGTCCTCCCACCGGACGTACAGACTATACAGGGTCTGCTTGCCGTACCCGTTCGGCCACCAACGCTCCACCGCATCCCGGGCCACGGATAGCCCGTGCTCGACCAGCAGTTCGCCGTGTTCGTTCGTCTTGTTCATTACCGCCAGCGTTTGGTCAGCCTCGTTCAAAAACGGTACACCGCTGCAAACGGCCAAGGGTAGTCGAGTCAGTGAACCTACCTCGCACGAAACATCGCACCCGCAACACTTACATGATTTTGAACGTGAGCAAACCATTCACCTGAGCGCTGGCCAGTCCCGTCTCGAGGTACACTCGCACTGCTACCGACCACCGTTCACTACCGTTGACCTCCAGCTCGCTGATCACCACCGTCAGGTCGCGGATCAGCGCCGAGCTGTAGTACTCGAGCCGTATCGGCTTCCAGATGCCCATCGACGGGGCGGACAGGCCCCAGTCCCACGCGAAGCTGGCCTGCATCTTGCGGATCAAGTTGACGTGACACTGGCCATGGTACACGTCCGGCGGGCAGGTCGGCACGATCGGTAGCGCACGGTCTTTGGCACGCTCGCGCGCCTCAACCACCGGCGAGCGGAACTGGAGCCGCAGCTCGTGCGTGTCTCCATCACACTAGCGACGAGATGAGAGAGGAACTTGTTAATGCTGTGGCTGAGGTGAGTGAGTGCCGTCGCGCGCCGTCCCTTACCAGGTGCTTCACGTCGTACCGGTACCGGACGAACATGTTCTCGGTGGACCCTAGCAGCTGCTCGCCCAGGGATACGCTAGCGAACGTGTCTACGCCGTGAAACGTCAGCAACACATACTTATAGTCCTCTGCTAGACCTGTGGCGGTTTAGGAAGTAGATTGGTTAGACTAGTGTCTGAGATTGCACTTCAATCCCCTGACGACAGTCGAGGAATGGGAGGCTCAACATCACACGCCCGATGAGCCAGGATTTATTAGATGTAGTCTGATATTGGAGACTGAGCATTCTCGTAAGGGGACTTACGAGGGGACATGTTGGCCTGTACAGGCTTTcaagacttaattcattaccacgcagccggatagtcaatccttgctacggggggacgatccattctaggcttacactcatgacgggcatgttattgagtcgttcgagttgaatACTGTACCACGGGAATGCCCCTGATTGGTTGTAGCCGGTAAAAATAGCTACATTAAAACGTGGATCAGAGGACTCAGCGAGAACTCAGAGGATCCAAACAAACTCGCTAGCGAAGTTTCTATATTATCCAGATATAAGCTGAAATTATTATTCGAAGTTGTTGACTTTAAcgttattgttttgatttagaCATGAGGATACTCACTCACAGATACAGATACAGATTCACAGCCCTATTGAGTGattaaaatcatccaatcGCTCTGGGAATAGAATCTCAACCGAGTGATACGATATTCGGTCCAGAAGGTGAATGATTGGAACTTCAATTTGTCTCATATTCGGCATTTGGATTGAGTGATTTGGATGAAAAAAGAGTGTAGATGAGACGTCCTCTACAGTTAGTGAGCCGAATCCGAAATGTTCCATGTACAGTAAACTGTTCGTGTTGATTCAAACGTTGATTTTAAACGGTACGGCAACAAACTGACTGATAACCTCGATGTTAGCTGGTAGCGTCACGGgcataacaaaacaacagttGTACGACTATCAAAATTTAGCTTGAGACATAACAAATTACTTTGTAAATAAACTAAACATAACATTGTAAATAAACGCATCTAGACTTCAGTTGGCTCAACtgtcaccaaaaaaaagggacaacTTATCATCTCCATGTTTCAATTGTTCAGCTTCAGATTCTCTTCAACTCTAGGTCTCTCTTGCGTAAGTGTAAGCGACCTCGTTCATCTTCTAGCATACCGAATGTTTGCCTCCTAAAAGGAAGCTCGCTTATCCAGCTTCAGCCCAGCCTGACACAACTGtcctttccttttcctccCAAAATCCCCCCGAAACTCACACGACAAATTCGTCAGGTAGGTCCAGTCCGTCTCGCCGACCCAGCTCGTGTTCACGTCGTTGTACTCCTCCAGCAGGGACCCGATCACCATGCTCTGCTCCAGCGCCGTGTACACGCCCGAGGGCACAGTTTGGTTCGCTATGACGTACACTGCAacgaacggtgtgtgtgtgtacgtttgtTTATCCTGCTCAGTGTGGCGCACTCGTCCCAACTTACCGCCCTTCGTGTCCTGTATCTGCCACAGCAGCTCGAGGTCCAGCTCGGCGGACCGTTTTGAGGTTACGTGCTGGTTCAGCATGATCGTCACCAGCAGCAAGATGACGAACAGGAAGAACTTGAGCGCATCCAGCATTTTTGGGCAGCAAATCGCTCGGCAAACAGGTTTCCCGCGGCTGCTTTCGGCCTTTCACTCGGGGTGCGTGGCCGGCCGTTTGGTTGAatgcgtgtgttggtgtgtttgtgctaaCGCTCGCTCGGGTTCGCACGGGGTCATCCAAAGTGAAGCTCGTTAACGTTGCTCTACGCGCTGGCGGCGACCCCTAGCCGCATCACGCTGTGGTGGTGCACTGCCTCACTTGAATGTAACTGCCTGTGGTATACgcctactgctactactgtgCAGCCGACGCTGTGTGTTGGCTTATCATACTCTGTTAGTTTGGTAGCAGCACACTTGATAGGTTAGATGGCCACTCGAAACCGGCAATGAGAGGTTGATAGCGGTACAACGCCTGCACACGCAGATCAATACGCTTGTTCGTTCTGCTGTCGTCCCCGTCCCCGCAGGGGCAGTGCTCTCGGTGCAATTATTTTAACTACACAAACCTCACTTAACTCTGCCACTGGTGTCCGGGTGCGTACGATAGTGTGAGCGGTGCTGTTTCACAAATTGATAATAATCACTCTGCCAAGAGGACAATATGCTGATCTCTCTCaatcaacacacacgcacacacacgcacacacaccgataAGTGAGAAGAGAAAGTAAAAAGATCGCGACCGCTTGTGACACCGGCGCGTACAAGCTCTCGCGCGCAAAAAGTGAACCGGCGACGAGGTCGAATCGCCATCGACTGGCTTCGCAGGGGCCACGCCGATTCGCGCTCACGTTGCACAAATGTACCCCACA is a window from the Anopheles merus strain MAF chromosome X, AmerM5.1, whole genome shotgun sequence genome containing:
- the LOC121596494 gene encoding beta-mannosidase, which codes for MLDALKFFLFVILLLVTIMLNQHVTSKRSAELDLELLWQIQDTKGVYVIANQTVPSGVYTALEQSMVIGSLLEEYNDVNTSWVGETDWTYLTNLSCLAEDYKYVLLTFHGVDTFASVSLGEQLLGSTENMFVRYRYDVKHLCDGDTHELRLQFRSPVVEARERAKDRALPIVPTCPPDVYHGQCHVNLIRKMQASFAWDWGLSAPSMGIWKPIRLEYYSSALIRDLTVVISELEVNGSERWSVAVRVYLETGLASAQVNGLLTFKIIGVPFLNEADQTLAVMNKTNEHGELLVEHGLSVARDAVERWWPNGYGKQTLYSLYVRWEDEAVNGVKLPNPDTMISEKVIRIGFRTVQLSQERATDGLMFYFKVNDVPIFAKGSNWIPSSVLPERSYDSNYVKFLLYAARDAHMNMLRVWGGGLYESDHFYRLADELGLLIWHDLMFACSMYPSEPDFLRTVQEEVRQNVRRIQHHPSVAVWATNNENEVALRQNWYKTNANYTAYYTQYVELYVRTVLPTVEANDPWRTVLLSSPSNGDQSLKERFIATNPQDPRYGDVHYYNYFLDGWNAAQYRGGRFVSEYGFQSFPAYTSWPEARSYRQAELSQLINHRQHSPLGNAPILTMIELNLPLPRDPSADGYWPELIYLSQLSQAMIVKTETEVYRARRVEYGTMGALYWQLNDVWIAPSWSSIEYGGTFKLLHVWLRDIFAPEHLVAFVNERRQLEVVAVRDTLQPDVQLWDVELRIHRYGSFRLVERIRQERIRVPANTVELVSTWDVYGHLAKQGLHPADHLVLLYAYLHPADGQPSQPAPQPIAENFALLDKLKNIRQEQRVEPTVSISVVSAVCSEQSNLTSVSLEVSVSAPALFVYLQLTPENSTLKQCQFSRNGFLQFQPVRTVQLTCVDPGCRNKIQARDITVRTVNELLVR